attttcatatatgaaaaatctgtAACTAAATATAATGAAGATTATGTAAGGTTTTCAATTTATTCTGAAATTAGTGTAGTTTCTATATTTGGAAGAAAATTTTGATACTCCCTTTTTCTATCTAAAATATCTTTTCAAAatgaattcaaaataaataactgAAATTTAAATTGCTTTTTCGTTTAGTTAGAATTTTGTTAAGATGGTTATTCAAAATATGGTTAGTATAAAAGTAAAACTCGTAAACCAGTAACAAAACAGATTTTGTTTAAGGTATTAggtgaaaaacaaaatattgtaactacatatattgttattttaaaatcttatttgaAGTAGAtgtctaaaatattataaaatttataactatctATTATTTATCAATAGAGGGTTTGGAgatatgttttagggtttagactTTATGTTTAGAGTTATgatttttgggtttatagtttatatttgaacataataatgtttttcatattatagtatatttgttacaatatattaacaattgttgttattttaaaatcctaTATTGAAAAGCACTGCTCAAAATAACTTGTTAGCTAAGaaacaatattttctttatgtttctatattttaaaataaccgAAGGTCAGTTAGTATAAAGTCCTTCATATTgcagtatattttaaaatatatgaaggGTTCTGCTGTAATATGATGCAGTCATTAAgtagtcatatatatttttatttaaggtAAATATAGATACTACGATTTTGGTAaataatagttatttttattttcaattaaaatataaatgcagtggcatgtcattgtaatttttgtggAAAACTAAGGATTAATAACAATTTGTACTTCctctttaatagtttagattttatAGCACATTATCTATGTTTCTGGTTAATGTGGttctattttcttaatatgtgtaaCCACATTTTGATTCAGATTGTTTCGGTCAAGGTTATCCGCAATAAGCGCACTGGTCTATCTGAAGGCTATGGTTTTTTAGAGTTTCTTTCGCACGATGTGGCTGATAAAGTCTTGAAGAAGTTTAATGGAACATATATGCCGAAAACAGATAGGCCTTTCCGTTTAAATTGGGCCAGTTCTAGCACCGGTGAGGAGAATGAACATGAGAGCTCTATTTATGTGGGGAATTTGGCGCCAGATGTCTCTGATTCTCTATTACACAGCACCTTCTCAGAGATCTATCTGTCGGTTAAAGATGCAAAAGTTGTCATAGAAGCATATACTGGTAGATCAAAGGGTTTTGGTTTTGTGAGGTTTAGAGATGTAAACGAGAGGACCAAAGCAATGACAGAAATGCATGGCGTAAAATGTTCAAACAGAGCTATGCGAATAGGTCCCGCAACACCTAGGGAGACAATAAGTTATCCACAACAAGGTTTTTTCCGACTTTCCAGTCTATTTATTTCTATTTGGTTGTAGTTTTGTGTTCGGTTTATTCCTAGGAAGGCAACTGGATCTATCATGTTAAAATTAACTGAAATTAATATGTCGGATATGGCAGGAATGTACATGACAAATGGTGCAATAACGTGTCCTTCTGGAGATGCAAcagtaatttattattttcctttgtGCTTTTTTCTCCTTCTCATGTGAATGTTATAGataagtttagattttttttgtttgtttgtttcccTTTAATCTATgtttataatatagatatttgttGGAGGACTTGACTCTAGTGTCACTAGCGAAGATCTAAAGCAACCTTTCTCTGCATTTGGGGAAATAGTCTCTGTCAAAATTCCTCTTGGCAAAGAATATGGATTTGTTCAATTTGTTAATAGGTAACATATAATACCTTAACTAAGATAGTAAACCATGATTTAAGTAATTATATAGTTGAACGGGccttgtggtcaagtggcagtggacgggcctgggacgctaacacgtttcaggttcgatcctcctgctatgcgaaactaagtcacattgttctgttcacctaacgcggatatgggtccatgctttaggacccatttgaatgcccaggagaaggagtccatccgcgggcttgcgactcccccgggggttaggtctggttccaatagtgacccgggtttaacccttttagtttcaaaaaaaaaaaaagtaattatataGTTGTTTCTTTGTCACCATCTCCCTGTAGTGATATTTGATAATTTGCTTGCAGACAAAATGCAGAGGCATTGAAGAAACTAAATGGGACTGTAATTGGAAACCATAGAGTTCGGCTTTCTTGGGGACAATATAAGCTGGTAAATTTAAAATGTTCTCTTTTCTACTGTAAAGAGTTTCCTTATGTTAGTACGCTTATGTGATCCCAAtatgagatgactttgttttcCGATTTAAATCATCCAAGTTGCACTGATAATACATTATAAGGTTGTgtatttggtttagtttttgttttgttttaaaagctcgATCTCTTTATgctttaattaaaaatgatataaaacttaattttttcttttttaaaaaaaaaacttactttttaatataactgaaaGTGTTTTTCTGGAACTAAGGTTTCAACAAAGCGATAAATCCTCTTTGATTTAAATGGTTTTTGGTTGTGTTTCAGCCTAGATATAATTATGGAAATCAATGGTCTGGGGCATACTATGTAGGACAGCATTATAATGGGTATGGATACATGGTACCGCAACCTCATGACCCGATAATGTATGCAGTTGCACCTTATGGAGGGTATCCAGTGTATGGCGGTCCCCAGTAACAAGTTAGCCGAGGAAATTGAACTGAGTACATACAGACATGCAAAACTCAATCAAATATAGGTGATGACCAGAAGGGAAAGGAAACAAAAAGTGGCTCACATTTTTTCTATCCTTGGAATTTATGGTTTATCTTGTAGTGAGAAAACGAGTTTTGATGAAAACTGTAGCAATAATTTAAGAGAGACTTGGATTTGGTttgttgatttgatttttttttcttggtgttCTTTTGACTATGGAACCCGTTAAACCTAAGAATGAAGTGGGTTTcactatttgattattttttttcctttttgtttcttttattgaaaaaatatttcatttatttaatttgattgatTGTATTTGAATAATCAGGTTAAAATTATTGTTGCTTATGGAGGAAATAATCAACATCAAAGTAATCAAAGTaatcaaagcaaatactaaaatttaatatgtcaAATAAGgagaaaattacaaataatcatttttaaaaaaaaacgaatatccgatccgatctgTAATGTGCATAtgcatatacatgtatatataaaattatatataatttaatatctctatatagatttttagttattttatccactaaattaattatttggtcattaaattttaaaagtaacaattttttttaataatttgtaataaaaaatattattattttatattaaaaatttttcttttcttttattatatttaataaaaacaattttttttacccGATCGGCGGATGGAATCGGATATCCagtaaaatatattgtttttttccgGATATTCGTAACACCAAATATCTGAAACATCACAGATCAGATCGAATCAAAAAATCGATTATTCGTATGGGTAGATCGGATCAtgaatatcttttaaaattCCAGATATCCACTATGTGCCTACCCCTAGTCTCAGGTCACTTCATTAATATCActcaaattattttatgaacAACTTCATTTTCTTAAATAGGGGATTAATTATCGTGTAAAAAAATAGGGGATTAATATTTAGCGGTCGAATTCACATGCAGCATGAACGCACAAAAAAACTCAATACAATCACGATTATGCTAGACAAATAAGTATTTAAAgagtaaataaaacaaaatagttgATTTTTTGTTGGTTTGTGAATATGAGAACAAATAGCTAGATCCAGAGTTCAAGCAATCATGATTATACCGATATAGAAGTTAAGGATATGTGTGTGAATGATAATCCTAAAACTCAAAATCTAATGTAAAGATATCCAATTGTCGCTGCGAggctaaaaattatttaagtcCAGTGTTCCAACTCTAGCTTGTAAACATGTATCAAATTTCGATCGATGTTACTTTTCTAGTATCAATAGACACTTCCATAAGTCGGTCTGGGGTAATCTTGTAATATTGTGCATCTTCTTGGCTTAAGTCAGCCATGAACAAGTTTGCCCGCCTTCTCGCGTCACTGTTGAGCGACACCAAAGgtttggtgtcgatcgacactccATCTAAATGTTGACTTTGGCTGATTTCTTGAACAGCTACGAGTTTCTCCAATTTGTAGCTCCAAAATGCTCTATAATCTTCATATTTCTCCAAAACATACCTGAACCTGAAAAGATTCTAAAaagaatttataatataatacataGACTATAAGAAGGttatataccatggttaaaaactggtaaaatccatggtatatcaactctcCCAAACTTAGcattttgcttgtcctcaagtaaaacatatattagtcttgtaaaaaaagtttcaaaaacagCAGAGACGCACACGAGTTTAAGATtactattttcatttttgaaaatatgaatagGTAGTAATGAATCAATACTAACCTTAAAGTTATTTCAATATACTACACTTTAGCTTAGTCACCATACCATACAACACACAACTCCATTGATAGCGCCTGACATACCCCTCTACTGACCTCATTTCTGCACATAATTGTGTAGGCTACATTTTTAGGTGTATCGAT
The Raphanus sativus cultivar WK10039 chromosome 1, ASM80110v3, whole genome shotgun sequence DNA segment above includes these coding regions:
- the LOC108847697 gene encoding polyadenylate-binding protein RBP47C-like produces the protein MCNHILIQIVSVKVIRNKRTGLSEGYGFLEFLSHDVADKVLKKFNGTYMPKTDRPFRLNWASSSTGEENEHESSIYVGNLAPDVSDSLLHSTFSEIYLSVKDAKVVIEAYTGRSKGFGFVRFRDVNERTKAMTEMHGVKCSNRAMRIGPATPRETISYPQQGFFRLSSLAGMYMTNGAITCPSGDATIFVGGLDSSVTSEDLKQPFSAFGEIVSVKIPLGKEYGFVQFVNRQNAEALKKLNGTVIGNHRVRLSWGQYKLPRYNYGNQWSGAYYVGQHYNGYGYMVPQPHDPIMYAVAPYGGYPVYGGPQERKQKVAHIFSILGIYGLSCSEKTSFDENCSNNLRETWIW